A region of Phaeodactylum tricornutum CCAP 1055/1 chromosome 14, whole genome shotgun sequence DNA encodes the following proteins:
- a CDS encoding predicted protein: MDYSLVREDMVLPEVETTPLLQIRFLPQASDELIHLVQSRLAENGIVVLSSHKLMGKSTILRITAKMETLEIQAEKIHLMKETVGSRRRVVDYFRREHRSRFCDLTKPPQRDAQGLFTAAEYALLIRHLLDRVHVLKTGQVSSPLSQLFDTNYRVKYLVDFDDSKEASRGSLAFLTASLRRKLHEHGIQSACLMHVLITYNLVDAVVPVPVPAVNREIFRKTWWPWSRLDLPIELIQDYYGWEIGFYFAWMEFLTRWLFFPGILGLLVYIIRCYRGDTIDTDEYTPFYGLVTFLWAVLFLRFWERHEHRLAYQWGTFSLSQYERQKFFAVRPEFRGYLRKSPVTGEVETYYEPLQRRIKYIGSALVTSVMLAVAFSVMILSLNLQGYIRPKSNPTRWTKNSPHPFFIADLAFVSEPGQVFDALSLRGYIPVVGHVICIFSLNLLYRRIAERLTSWENHETESSHRNSLILKRFLFEAFDCYVALFYLAFYERDVERLRLELIAVFQIDTIRRVLLECVIPILIQRFNAAHHLKRKLNPMQSLLVIPTHDILMDELDKDTYDQFDDYMEIVIQLGYVTLFASAYPLASLISIAANWVEIRSDCFKLTQGCQRPAVFRSSGSGMWKTLASCIIWTSALTNCLIAGFTSDQLVHYLPSFYVHVQEGYTDMGHEKGWLLVFLIFGLERILVLTGLLVYAIVPAVPEDVVDELERRQYIRSQQEAWEHSPENKKND; the protein is encoded by the exons ATGGATT ATAGCTTGGTACGTGAAGATATGGTCCTACCGGAAGTAGAAACCACACCGCTGCTGCAGATTCGTTTTCTACCCCAAGCGTCGGACGAGCTAATTCACCTGGTCCAATCTCGTTTAGCGGAAAACGGCATTGTCGTCTTGTCGAGTCACAAACTCATGGGAAAATCCACGATTTTGAGAATAACGGCCAAGATGGAAACGTTGGAGATACAGGCTGAAAAGATTCACCTGATGAAGGAAACGGTTGGCAGTCGTCGCCGGGTCGTCGATTACTTTCGCCGAGAGCACCGCAGTCGGTTTTGCGATCTCACCAAACCGCCCCAACGTGATGCACAAGGTTTGTTTACGGCTGCTGAGTATGCACTGTTAATAAGGCATTTGTTGGATCGCGTTCATGTATTGAAAACAGGGCAAGTTTCATCTCCCTTGTCCCAATTGTTTGACACTAATTATCGCGTAAAATATTTGGTGGACTTTGACGACTCAAAAGAGGCTTCGAGAGGGAGCTTGGCATTTTTAACGGCTTCGCTCCGCCGCAAACTTCACGAACATGGAATTCAGAGTGCCTGTCTTATGCATGTTCTGATCACGTACAATTTGGTCGATGCGGTTGTTCCAGTGCCGGTTCCTGCCGTAAATCGTGAAATTTTTCGAAAAACGTGGTGGCCCTGGTCTCGTTTGGATCTACCTATTGAATTAATCCAAGACTACTACGGTTGGGAAATTGGTTTCTATTTTGCCTGGATGGAATTTTTGACTCGCTGGTTATTCTTCCCTGGTATCCTCGGTCTGCTGGTATATATCATTCGCTGTTACCGGGGAGATACCATTGACACGGATGAATACACTCCTTTTTACGGTCTCGTCACCTTTCTCTGGGCCGTATTGTTTTTAAGATTTTGGGAACGCCACGAACACAGGCTCGCCTATCAGTGGGGTACTTTCTCGCTGTCGCAATACGAGCGTCAGAAGTTCTTTGCCGTCCGGCCGGAGTTTCGGGGCTACCTACGGAAGTCCCCCGTAACGGGGGAAGTTGAGACATATTATGAGCCGTTACAAAGAAGAATCAAGTATATTGGAAGTGCGCTTGTAACTTCGGTTATGCTGGCGGTTGCCTTTTCTGTCATGATATTGTCTCTCAATTTACAAGGCTACATTCGCCCGAAGTCAAACCCCACTCGTTGGACCAAAAACAGTCCACATCCTTTCTTCATTGCTGATTTGGCATTCGTGTCCGAACCGGGCCAAGTCTTCGACGCCTTGTCTCTACGCGGCTATATTCCGGTAGTCGGGCACGTGATATGTATTTTCTCTTTGAACTTGCTGTACCGTCGAATAGCCGAACGATTGACAAGCTGGGAAAACCACGAAACGGAGAGTAGTCACCGTAACTCACTCATTCTCAAGCGATTCCTGTTTGAGGCCTTCGACTGCTACGTCGCACTCTTCTATTTGGCGTTCTATGAGCGGGACGTTGAGCGCCTCCGTCTAGAGCTGATTGCTGTTTTCCAGATTGATACAATCCGGCGCGTTTTGCTAGAGTGCGTTATCCCCATACTGATCCAGCGATTCAATGCGGCGCATCACTTGAAACGAAAGCTGAATCCTATGCAGTCCCTCCTGGTGATTCCCACCCACGACATATTAATGGACGAACTCGATAAGGATACCTACGATCAGTTTGATGATTATATGGAGATTGTAATTCAGCTCGGATACGTCACCTTGTTTGCGTCAGCCTATCCGTTGGCATCCTTAATTAGCATCGCAGCTAATTGGGTGGAGATTCGTTCCGATTGTTTCAAGCTAACCCAGGGTTGTCAACGACCAGCTGTCTTTCGATCTTCTGGTTCGGGTATGTGGAAAACCTTGGCATCTTGTATCATTTGGACGAGCGCCTTGACGAATTGTCTCATCGCGGGTTTCACATCTGACCAGTTGGTGCACTACCTGCCTTCATTTTACGTTCATGTGCAGGAGGGCTATACAGATATGGGTCACGAAAAGGGTTGGTTGCTTGTGTTTTTGATTTTTGGACTCGAGCGGATCCTGGTTTTAACCGGCTTGCTCGTGTATGCGATTGTGCCAGCCGTACCAGAAGATGTAGTCGATGAGCTAGAGCGGCGTCAGTACATTCGATCGCAGCAGGAAGCGTGGGAGCATTCACCCGAGAACAAAAAGAACGACTAA